The Procambarus clarkii isolate CNS0578487 chromosome 24, FALCON_Pclarkii_2.0, whole genome shotgun sequence genome includes a region encoding these proteins:
- the LOC138368271 gene encoding ring-infected erythrocyte surface antigen-like, whose product MGGRVEELQEKRPGELVEELVEELVEELVEELVEERAGELVEELVEEPVVELVEELQEKRAGELVEELVEEVEKRAGELVEELVEELVEELVEELVEELVEELIEELVEELVEELQEKRAGELVEELQEKRVEELVEELQEKRVEELQEKRAGELVEELVEELQEKRVEELQEKRAGELVEELVKELVEELQEKRAGEPVEELVKEREEE is encoded by the exons ATGGGCGGCCGGGTAGAGGAGCTGCAGGAGAAGCGGCCAGGGGAGCTGGTAGAGGAGCTGGTGGAGGAGCTGGTAGAGGAGCTGGTAGAGGAGCTGGTGGAGGAGCGGGCAGGGGAGCTGGTAGAGGAGCTGGTGGAGGAGCCGGTAGTGGAGCTGGTAGAGGAGCTGCAGGAGAAGCGGGCAGGGGAGCTGGTAGAGGagctggtggaggaggtg GAGAAGCGGGCAGGGGAGCTGGTAGAGGAGCTGGTGGAGGAGCTGGTAGAAGAGCTGGTAGAGGAGCTGGTAGAAGAGCTGGTAGAGGAGCTGATAGAGGAGCTGGTAGAGGAACTGGTAGAGGAGCTGCAGGAGAAGCGGGCAGGGGAGCTGGTAGAGGAGCTGCAGGAGAAGCGGGTAGAGGAGCTGGTAGAGGAGCTGCAGGAGAAGCGGGTAGAGGAGCTGCAGGAGAAGCGGGCAGGGGAGCTTGTAGAGGAGCTGGTAGAGGAGCTGCAGGAGAAGCGGGTAGAGGAGCTGCAGGAGAAGCGGGCAGGGGAGCTGGTAGAGGAGCTGGTAAAGGAGCTGGTAGAGGAGCTGCAGGAGAAGCGGGCAGGGGAGCCGGTAGAGGAGCTGGTAAAGGAGAGGGAAGAAGAGTGA